A single window of Actinoallomurus bryophytorum DNA harbors:
- a CDS encoding ring-opening amidohydrolase, with the protein MPDPIEVRKVAIESVTDASGLARLIDDGVIEADRVLAVVGKTEGNGGVNDYTRILADRAFREVLVAKGSRTPEEAAQVPLVWSGGTDGVLSPHATIFATCDPAGAPVSGEPRVSVGVAMSEVILPEDIGRPPMVEKVAAGVRDAMKAAGIQDPADVHYVQTKTPLLTLDTINDAKRRGHDVFTEDTLKSMDISNSTTALGIAVALGEIEMPSAAQIHKDLSLYSSVASCSSGVELDRAQIVVVGNVAGIGGRYRIGHSVMKDALDADGIWEAIRSSGLDLPERPHHSDLGDRLVNVFLKCEADPTGSVRGRRNIMLDDSDVHWHRQIKACVGGVTASVTGDPAAFVSVAAVHQGPSGGGPVAAIADLG; encoded by the coding sequence ATGCCGGACCCGATTGAGGTACGCAAGGTCGCCATCGAGAGCGTCACGGACGCCTCGGGGCTGGCCCGGCTGATCGACGACGGCGTGATCGAGGCGGACCGCGTCCTCGCGGTGGTCGGCAAGACCGAGGGCAACGGCGGCGTCAACGACTACACCCGCATCCTCGCCGACCGCGCGTTCCGCGAGGTTCTGGTCGCCAAGGGCAGCCGTACGCCGGAGGAGGCCGCCCAGGTGCCGCTCGTGTGGTCCGGCGGCACGGACGGCGTGCTCAGCCCGCACGCCACGATCTTCGCGACCTGCGACCCGGCCGGCGCGCCGGTGAGCGGCGAGCCCCGCGTGTCCGTCGGCGTCGCGATGAGCGAGGTGATCCTGCCCGAGGACATCGGCCGTCCGCCGATGGTCGAGAAGGTCGCCGCCGGGGTACGCGACGCGATGAAGGCCGCCGGCATCCAGGATCCCGCCGACGTCCACTACGTGCAGACCAAGACGCCGCTGCTCACCCTGGACACGATCAACGACGCCAAGCGCCGCGGTCACGACGTCTTCACCGAGGACACCCTCAAGTCGATGGACATCTCCAACTCCACGACGGCACTCGGCATCGCCGTGGCGCTCGGGGAGATCGAGATGCCGTCGGCGGCGCAGATCCACAAGGACCTGTCGCTGTACTCCTCGGTCGCCTCGTGCTCGTCGGGTGTCGAACTGGACCGCGCCCAGATCGTCGTCGTCGGCAACGTGGCCGGCATCGGCGGGCGCTACCGCATCGGCCACAGCGTCATGAAGGACGCCCTGGACGCGGACGGCATCTGGGAGGCGATCCGCTCGAGCGGCCTCGACCTGCCCGAACGCCCGCACCACAGCGACCTGGGCGACCGCCTCGTCAACGTGTTCCTCAAGTGCGAGGCGGACCCGACCGGCTCGGTACGCGGACGGCGCAACATCATGCTGGACGACTCCGACGTGCACTGGCACCGCCAGATCAAGGCCTGCGTCGGCGGCGTCACGGCGTCGGTCACCGGCGACCCCGCCGCGTTCGTCTCGGTCGCCGCCGTCCACCAGGGCCCCTCGGGCGGCGGCCCGGTCGCCGCCATCGCCGACCTCGGCTAA
- the aroB gene encoding 3-dehydroquinate synthase — translation MSRIKVGGETPYDVVVGTGVLGELPSLVGEARTVAVVHAEGLPEIARPVCHGLTGAGYEVHPLPVPDGEAGKDVKVLAGLWSAFARLGMTRTDVVVGVGGGATTDLAGFAAATWLRGVRAVLVPTTLLGMVDAAVGGKTAIDIPEGKNLVGAFHPPAGVLCDLTTLVTVPRADYVSGLAEVIKAGFIADPRILELVEDDPEAAGRPDGPHTLELAERAIAMKARVVSADLRESGLREILNYGHTLAHAIEKVEGYRFRHGDAVAIGMVYAAELSRLAGRIDAGLVERHRAILTAVGLPTSYVTEAWPGLRDAMRIDKKARGSRLRFVVLDGVASPGRLEDPGEDLLKTAYERVAR, via the coding sequence GTGAGCCGGATCAAGGTCGGTGGCGAGACCCCGTACGACGTGGTCGTCGGCACCGGCGTCCTCGGTGAGCTGCCCTCGCTGGTGGGCGAGGCCCGTACGGTCGCCGTCGTGCACGCCGAGGGGCTGCCCGAGATCGCGCGCCCCGTGTGCCACGGGCTCACCGGCGCCGGGTACGAAGTGCACCCCCTGCCCGTACCCGACGGTGAGGCCGGTAAGGACGTCAAGGTGCTGGCCGGGCTCTGGTCCGCCTTCGCCCGGCTCGGCATGACACGTACGGACGTGGTCGTCGGCGTCGGCGGGGGAGCCACCACCGACCTGGCCGGGTTCGCCGCCGCGACCTGGCTGCGCGGCGTACGCGCCGTGCTGGTGCCCACCACGCTCCTCGGCATGGTGGACGCCGCCGTCGGCGGCAAGACCGCGATCGACATCCCCGAGGGCAAGAACCTCGTCGGCGCCTTCCACCCGCCCGCCGGGGTCCTCTGCGACCTGACCACGCTGGTGACCGTGCCGCGCGCCGACTACGTCAGCGGCCTCGCCGAGGTGATCAAGGCAGGGTTCATCGCCGATCCGAGGATCCTGGAACTGGTCGAGGACGACCCGGAGGCGGCGGGCCGGCCGGACGGGCCGCACACCCTGGAGCTGGCCGAACGCGCCATCGCGATGAAGGCCCGTGTCGTCTCGGCGGACCTGCGGGAGAGCGGCCTGCGCGAGATCCTCAACTACGGCCACACGCTCGCCCACGCGATCGAGAAGGTCGAGGGGTACCGCTTCCGGCACGGCGACGCCGTCGCCATCGGCATGGTGTACGCCGCCGAGCTGTCCCGCCTGGCCGGCCGGATCGACGCCGGGCTGGTCGAGCGGCACCGGGCGATCCTCACCGCCGTGGGCCTGCCCACGTCCTACGTCACCGAGGCATGGCCGGGACTGCGCGACGCCATGCGCATCGACAAGAAGGCGCGCGGATCGCGGCTGCGCTTCGTCGTCCTGGACGGCGTCGCGTCACCGGGGCGGCTCGAGGACCCGGGCGAGGACCTGTTGAAGACAGCCTACGAACGCGTGGCACGATGA
- a CDS encoding glycine--tRNA ligase gives MPTTLTMQDALIRLTEYWAGQGCAIVQPMNTEVGAGTLNPATALRVLGPEPWRVGYVEPSVRPDDSRYGDNPNRLQTHTQYQVILKPEPGDAQERYLGSLEALGIDLRAHDVRFVEDNWASPALGAWGLGWEVWLDGLEITQFTYFQQSGGIALDPVSVEITYGVERIIMALQGVGHFKDIVYAPGLSYGEAFGQAEYEMSRYYLDDADVEANRALFTAYEAEARRMIDARLPVPAHTYVLKCSHVFNVLDARGAVGTTERASAFARMRILAHDVAELWTQRRAELGHPLGDAVIQAVPERRPEGFPSIGGPEALAFEIGFEELPAAETDRVAGTVRESLTELLDGTRLRHGAVRVMSGPRRVLAIVEDVEPREDDVEQTVRGPRLSAAYDENGAPTRAAQGFARGQGADVADLGKITVNGGEYVGLVRKVTGREAAEVLADVLPGVITGLRADRNMRWNAPGLSYSRPIRWIAALLGPHVVPFTVATLESGRATRVHRTAAEPVIEVADAKEFLGTLREHGIEPDAGVRRQRIASAAAELAASAGGTPDDTVLDEVVNLVEEPVALLGSFEERYLDLPAEVLTTVMRKHQRYFHVSAAGRLLPHFVAVANGACDLGVVRAGNEAVLRARFEDAAFFFHADLRTSPEEMTGGLAALTFEERLGSMADRAGRIRSIAAVLAERADLGDGERETLDRAARLAKFDLASHMVIELSSLAGTMAGEYARRAGEPEPVAEALVEMELPRSAGDALPVSLPGALLAVADRLDLIAGLFGIGAVPTGSSDPYGLRRAALGLTAILRAHHRLAGIPVDEGLRIAAACQPVEVAPEAVREAERFTARRLEQALLESGHPVHVVRAVMPHAATPARAARDAADLEGLLSADGFRRLTAALQRVLRIVPQDAPAVFDPALFEDEAERALAAALAGVAAKTRGGPLPLPEFATTAEALVEPIDAYFDKVLVMAEDPAVRASRLGLLAAIRDLVADVLDWREIA, from the coding sequence ATGCCGACCACGCTGACGATGCAGGACGCCCTGATCCGCCTGACCGAATACTGGGCCGGGCAGGGATGCGCGATCGTCCAGCCGATGAACACCGAGGTCGGCGCGGGGACGCTCAACCCCGCGACCGCGCTGCGGGTGCTCGGGCCCGAGCCCTGGCGCGTCGGCTACGTCGAGCCCAGCGTCCGCCCGGACGACTCGCGGTACGGCGACAACCCCAACCGCCTGCAGACGCACACGCAGTACCAGGTGATCCTCAAGCCCGAGCCCGGCGACGCGCAGGAGCGCTATCTCGGCAGCCTGGAGGCGCTCGGCATCGACCTGCGCGCCCACGACGTGCGGTTCGTCGAGGACAACTGGGCCTCTCCGGCGCTCGGCGCGTGGGGGCTCGGCTGGGAGGTCTGGCTCGACGGGCTGGAGATCACCCAGTTCACCTACTTCCAGCAGTCCGGCGGCATCGCCCTGGACCCGGTGTCGGTCGAGATCACCTACGGCGTCGAGCGCATCATCATGGCGCTCCAGGGAGTCGGCCACTTCAAGGACATCGTCTACGCTCCCGGCCTCTCGTACGGCGAGGCGTTCGGGCAGGCGGAGTACGAGATGAGCCGCTACTACCTCGACGACGCCGACGTCGAGGCGAACCGCGCGCTGTTCACGGCGTACGAGGCCGAGGCGCGCCGCATGATCGACGCGCGGCTGCCGGTGCCCGCCCACACGTACGTGCTCAAGTGCTCCCACGTCTTCAACGTGCTGGACGCGCGCGGCGCCGTCGGCACCACCGAGCGTGCCAGCGCGTTCGCCCGCATGCGCATCCTCGCCCACGACGTCGCCGAACTCTGGACCCAGAGGCGCGCGGAGCTCGGCCACCCGCTCGGCGACGCCGTCATCCAGGCCGTACCCGAACGCCGCCCGGAAGGTTTTCCCTCGATCGGCGGGCCCGAGGCGCTGGCGTTCGAGATCGGGTTCGAGGAACTGCCGGCCGCCGAGACCGACCGCGTCGCCGGCACCGTACGCGAGAGCCTCACCGAGCTGCTCGACGGCACCCGGCTCCGGCACGGGGCGGTCCGGGTGATGTCCGGGCCGCGAAGGGTCCTCGCCATCGTCGAGGACGTCGAGCCGCGTGAGGACGACGTCGAGCAGACCGTACGCGGCCCGCGCCTGTCGGCCGCCTACGACGAGAACGGCGCGCCGACCAGGGCCGCCCAGGGGTTCGCCCGCGGCCAGGGCGCCGACGTCGCCGACCTGGGGAAGATCACCGTGAACGGCGGGGAGTACGTCGGCCTCGTCCGCAAGGTCACGGGCCGCGAGGCCGCCGAGGTGCTCGCCGACGTCCTGCCCGGCGTCATCACCGGGCTGCGCGCCGACCGGAACATGCGCTGGAACGCCCCCGGCCTGTCCTACAGCCGCCCCATCCGCTGGATCGCCGCGCTCCTCGGCCCGCACGTCGTCCCGTTCACGGTGGCGACACTCGAGAGCGGCCGCGCGACCCGCGTGCACCGGACCGCCGCCGAGCCGGTGATCGAGGTGGCCGACGCGAAGGAGTTCCTCGGCACGCTGCGCGAGCACGGGATCGAACCCGACGCGGGGGTCCGCAGGCAGCGCATCGCCTCGGCCGCCGCCGAGCTCGCCGCCTCGGCCGGCGGCACGCCCGACGACACCGTCCTCGACGAGGTCGTGAACCTCGTCGAGGAGCCCGTCGCGCTCCTCGGCTCCTTCGAGGAGCGCTACCTCGACCTGCCCGCCGAGGTGCTGACCACCGTCATGCGCAAGCACCAGCGGTATTTCCACGTGAGCGCCGCCGGCCGGCTGCTGCCCCACTTCGTGGCGGTCGCGAACGGCGCCTGCGACCTGGGCGTCGTACGCGCGGGCAACGAGGCGGTGCTGCGGGCGCGGTTCGAGGACGCGGCGTTCTTCTTCCACGCCGACCTGCGCACGTCACCGGAGGAGATGACGGGCGGGCTGGCCGCGCTGACCTTCGAGGAGCGGCTCGGCTCGATGGCCGACCGCGCCGGGCGGATCCGGTCGATCGCGGCGGTTCTCGCCGAACGCGCCGACCTGGGCGACGGCGAACGCGAGACGCTGGATCGCGCCGCGCGGCTCGCCAAGTTCGACCTCGCCTCGCACATGGTCATCGAGCTGTCCAGCCTCGCCGGGACCATGGCGGGCGAGTACGCGCGGCGCGCGGGCGAGCCGGAGCCGGTCGCCGAGGCGCTCGTGGAGATGGAACTGCCACGCTCGGCCGGCGACGCGCTGCCCGTCTCGCTGCCCGGTGCGCTGCTCGCCGTCGCCGACCGCCTCGACCTGATCGCCGGCCTGTTCGGCATCGGCGCCGTACCCACGGGCAGCTCCGACCCGTACGGCCTGCGCCGAGCCGCCCTCGGCCTGACCGCCATCCTGCGCGCGCACCACCGCCTCGCCGGCATCCCGGTGGACGAGGGCCTGCGGATCGCGGCCGCCTGCCAGCCCGTGGAGGTCGCCCCCGAGGCCGTGCGCGAGGCGGAGCGCTTCACCGCGCGGCGGCTCGAACAGGCCCTCCTGGAGTCCGGCCATCCCGTGCACGTGGTCCGTGCCGTGATGCCGCACGCCGCCACGCCCGCGCGTGCCGCAAGGGACGCCGCCGACCTGGAGGGGCTGCTGTCCGCCGATGGGTTCCGGCGCCTGACCGCCGCGCTCCAGCGCGTCCTGCGAATCGTCCCGCAGGACGCGCCGGCGGTGTTCGACCCGGCGCTGTTCGAGGACGAGGCCGAGCGCGCGCTGGCCGCCGCTCTCGCGGGTGTGGCGGCGAAGACGCGCGGCGGCCCGCTGCCGCTGCCGGAGTTCGCCACCACCGCCGAGGCGCTCGTCGAGCCCATCGACGCCTACTTCGACAAGGTCCTCGTCATGGCCGAGGACCCGGCGGTGCGCGCGAGCCGGCTCGGCCTGCTGGCGGCGATCCGCGACCTCGTCGCGGACGTCCTCGACTGGCGCGAGATCGCCTGA
- a CDS encoding carbamate kinase — protein MTTANRERVVIALGGNAMTGPDGSATPDAQRRAVEVAVEPVADLVASGAQVVLTHGNGPQVGNLLIKNQLAARVVPPVPLDWCGAQTQATIGFLVLNALRGALAARDVDRQVAVVVTRTLVDAADPGFTDPVKPVGRYFSARDAERFGALGQSWRSFGAKGWRRVVASPEPLEILDAPAVDALLAAGFVVVAAGGGGVPVVRADGGYHGVEAVIDKDLAAQLLARHVGADTLVIATNVEYAMAGYGTPDEKPIGRTTVARLREYAAAGHFAGGSMGPKVEAIVRFVSAGGKRAAITSLELIGDAVDGKAGTVIEG, from the coding sequence GTGACCACGGCGAATCGCGAGCGCGTCGTCATCGCCCTCGGGGGCAACGCGATGACCGGGCCGGACGGCAGCGCCACGCCGGACGCCCAGCGGCGTGCCGTCGAGGTCGCCGTCGAGCCGGTCGCGGACCTGGTCGCGAGCGGCGCGCAGGTCGTACTGACCCACGGCAACGGCCCGCAGGTCGGCAATCTGCTGATCAAGAACCAGCTCGCGGCGCGCGTGGTGCCGCCGGTGCCGCTCGACTGGTGCGGGGCGCAGACCCAGGCCACGATCGGGTTCCTCGTGCTCAACGCCCTGCGGGGAGCCCTGGCCGCGCGTGACGTCGACCGGCAGGTGGCGGTGGTCGTGACCCGCACCCTGGTGGACGCCGCCGACCCCGGCTTCACCGACCCGGTCAAGCCCGTGGGCCGCTACTTCTCCGCACGCGACGCCGAGCGGTTCGGCGCGCTCGGCCAGAGCTGGCGGTCGTTCGGTGCCAAGGGCTGGCGCCGGGTCGTGGCCTCACCGGAGCCCCTGGAGATCCTCGACGCGCCCGCCGTGGACGCGCTGCTCGCGGCGGGGTTCGTCGTCGTGGCGGCCGGTGGCGGCGGCGTGCCGGTGGTGCGCGCGGACGGCGGGTACCACGGCGTCGAGGCGGTCATCGACAAGGACCTCGCCGCCCAGCTGCTGGCCCGGCACGTGGGCGCGGACACCCTCGTCATCGCCACGAACGTCGAGTACGCCATGGCCGGGTACGGCACTCCGGACGAGAAGCCCATCGGCCGTACGACCGTGGCCCGGCTGCGGGAGTACGCCGCCGCGGGACACTTCGCCGGCGGCAGCATGGGACCCAAGGTCGAGGCGATCGTGCGGTTCGTCTCGGCGGGCGGAAAACGTGCGGCGATCACGTCGCTGGAGCTCATCGGCGACGCCGTGGACGGCAAGGCCGGAACAGTCATAGAAGGGTGA
- a CDS encoding SseB family protein, with protein MSGRSIPQPEFPDDDGSAAAELEAALRAYAEGTGGEHAVLAALSGARLLVPVVAILTEDETVDGLRREKESEMALPTLVGDDGRKAVLAFTSTGGLARWRPDARPVAVRTAQACRAALDEPADAVVIDIAGPVPYAIEGARLRVLAEGGAITAPHEDPHVLAAVHAAVGDLPGVTGVQAGPGERGALAVRLRLAEGADDQAVLRAAATRLSEHLRGHVDGGVELGLVSG; from the coding sequence GTGTCCGGACGCAGCATTCCGCAGCCTGAGTTCCCCGACGACGACGGGAGCGCGGCCGCCGAGCTCGAGGCCGCACTACGCGCCTACGCCGAGGGGACGGGCGGCGAGCACGCCGTCCTGGCCGCCCTCTCCGGGGCCCGGCTGCTCGTCCCGGTCGTCGCGATCCTCACCGAGGACGAGACCGTCGACGGGCTGCGGCGCGAGAAGGAGAGCGAGATGGCGCTCCCGACCCTCGTCGGCGACGACGGGCGGAAGGCCGTGCTCGCCTTCACCTCGACCGGCGGCCTCGCCCGCTGGCGGCCGGACGCGCGCCCTGTCGCCGTGCGCACCGCGCAGGCATGCCGGGCGGCGCTCGACGAGCCGGCCGACGCCGTGGTGATCGACATCGCGGGCCCCGTGCCGTACGCGATCGAGGGAGCGCGGCTCCGCGTCCTCGCCGAGGGCGGCGCGATCACCGCCCCGCACGAGGACCCGCACGTGCTCGCGGCCGTCCATGCCGCGGTCGGCGATCTTCCGGGTGTCACCGGCGTCCAGGCCGGTCCGGGCGAACGCGGCGCGCTGGCGGTCCGGCTGCGCCTCGCCGAAGGCGCGGACGACCAGGCGGTCCTGCGCGCCGCCGCCACCCGGCTTTCCGAACATCTGCGCGGCCATGTCGACGGCGGCGTCGAACTCGGCCTGGTCTCCGGGTGA
- a CDS encoding CU044_5270 family protein, whose amino-acid sequence MKSTHESAFVALRPAALDHLGAEAHAARRETDLAAAFATPRAIPAKRRIAPRLLIAGAAAASVATAAAVVVVTGSGGEDHHVRRPTAAPRRLDARTVLLASAVSAAKAPATSGRYWYTDERTSSYVDQLLGRPQRTKTGRIRPPAVTKLPYGGFVSTGQESWIARDGSDRSRTITGIGSQTTFPTKADEAKWKAAGSPELLTPQKRSVNDYGIPLRFTIGGRQVTMAALRKLPTSAPRLEADLNRRFRADHAGADGFTLYVWETAADLLAGPITPGTKAALYRVLAGLPGIKNAGAAKDRLGRAGTALALPDSDGESRLIVDQRSGALLAHESWAMGARYPRLSEAYRSMGWAGRLGDRP is encoded by the coding sequence ATGAAGAGCACACATGAATCGGCGTTCGTCGCGCTGCGGCCCGCCGCCCTCGACCACCTCGGCGCCGAGGCGCACGCCGCCCGCCGCGAGACCGATCTCGCCGCCGCCTTCGCGACGCCGCGGGCGATACCGGCGAAACGGCGGATCGCCCCCCGGCTTCTGATCGCCGGAGCCGCCGCCGCGTCCGTGGCCACCGCGGCCGCCGTCGTCGTCGTGACCGGCTCCGGCGGAGAGGACCACCACGTCCGCCGCCCCACGGCGGCGCCCAGGCGGCTGGACGCGCGTACCGTCCTGCTGGCCAGCGCCGTGTCCGCGGCCAAGGCGCCGGCGACCTCGGGCCGCTACTGGTACACCGACGAGCGCACCTCGTCCTACGTCGACCAGCTCCTCGGAAGGCCGCAGAGGACGAAGACCGGGCGTATTCGCCCGCCGGCCGTCACCAAGCTGCCGTACGGGGGTTTCGTCTCCACCGGCCAGGAGTCGTGGATCGCCCGCGACGGGAGCGATCGCAGCCGGACCATCACCGGCATCGGCTCCCAGACCACCTTTCCCACCAAGGCGGACGAGGCGAAGTGGAAGGCGGCCGGCTCGCCCGAGCTCCTCACGCCACAGAAGCGCTCGGTGAACGACTACGGCATTCCGCTCCGCTTCACGATCGGCGGCAGGCAGGTCACCATGGCCGCCCTGCGGAAGCTGCCGACGAGCGCGCCACGGCTCGAAGCCGATCTCAACCGGCGGTTCCGCGCCGACCACGCCGGCGCGGACGGCTTCACGCTCTACGTCTGGGAGACCGCGGCGGACCTCCTCGCCGGGCCGATCACCCCGGGCACCAAGGCCGCGCTCTACCGGGTGCTCGCCGGCCTGCCGGGCATCAAGAACGCCGGCGCCGCCAAGGACCGCCTGGGCCGGGCGGGAACGGCACTGGCCCTGCCCGACTCCGACGGTGAGTCCCGGCTGATCGTCGACCAGCGGTCCGGAGCGCTCCTCGCCCACGAGTCGTGGGCCATGGGCGCGCGGTATCCCCGGCTCTCCGAGGCCTACCGGTCGATGGGCTGGGCCGGGCGGCTGGGCGACCGGCCCTGA
- a CDS encoding ADP-ribosylglycohydrolase family protein, with protein MGKAATGAQGIALADLLPALRAYARQNRSVYRAEWLGDLAERARDPDRASFTARGWDECLAVLDRIEAALAAPDPEIDPCLATGEGWIAEEAFATGLYCFLLLPEDPRAVVRRAAYSSGDSDSIAALAGAFAGAHHGADAWPREWVRDIEYRDRLLALGTAWDA; from the coding sequence GTGGGTAAGGCGGCGACAGGGGCCCAGGGCATCGCGCTCGCCGACCTGCTGCCCGCACTGCGCGCGTACGCCCGCCAGAACCGCTCCGTCTACCGCGCCGAATGGCTGGGAGATCTGGCCGAGCGCGCGCGGGACCCCGACCGGGCCTCGTTCACCGCCCGCGGCTGGGACGAGTGCCTGGCCGTGCTGGACCGGATCGAGGCGGCCTTGGCAGCTCCGGACCCGGAGATCGACCCCTGCCTTGCCACCGGCGAGGGCTGGATCGCCGAGGAGGCGTTCGCCACCGGCCTCTACTGCTTCCTGCTGCTGCCCGAGGACCCGCGGGCGGTGGTCCGGCGGGCGGCGTACTCCTCGGGTGACTCCGACTCCATCGCCGCTCTGGCCGGGGCCTTCGCCGGCGCGCACCACGGCGCGGACGCCTGGCCGCGTGAGTGGGTGCGTGACATCGAGTACCGCGACCGCCTGCTGGCACTCGGAACCGCCTGGGACGCCTGA
- a CDS encoding shikimate kinase — translation MKPKAVVIGPPGSGKTTVGELLAERLGVPFRDTDHDVEIAAGKPIGEIFIDDGEEHFRALERAAVHDALATHEGVVAVGGGAVLDAETQAELAGLPVVYLEVGLSDAVKRVGLASARPLLVLNPRSQFRKLMEERRPIYERLASVQVKTDERDPADIVDEVVKGLA, via the coding sequence ATGAAACCGAAGGCCGTCGTCATCGGCCCGCCCGGATCCGGCAAGACCACGGTGGGCGAGCTGCTCGCCGAGCGTCTCGGCGTTCCCTTCCGCGACACCGACCACGACGTCGAGATCGCGGCCGGCAAGCCGATCGGCGAGATCTTCATCGACGACGGCGAGGAGCACTTCCGCGCGCTCGAACGCGCCGCGGTGCACGACGCGCTCGCCACGCACGAGGGGGTGGTCGCCGTCGGCGGCGGCGCCGTCCTCGACGCCGAGACCCAGGCCGAGCTGGCCGGTCTGCCGGTCGTCTACCTGGAGGTCGGGCTGTCGGACGCGGTCAAGCGCGTCGGGCTCGCCTCGGCCCGGCCGCTGCTCGTGCTCAACCCCCGCAGCCAGTTCCGCAAGCTGATGGAGGAGCGGCGCCCGATCTACGAGAGGCTCGCCTCCGTGCAGGTCAAGACGGACGAACGCGACCCTGCCGACATCGTGGACGAGGTCGTCAAGGGGCTCGCATGA
- the aroC gene encoding chorismate synthase, giving the protein MLRWLTAGESHGPALAAILEGLPSGVAVTSADITEALRRRRLGYGRGARMKFEQDEVEIIGGIRHGRTLGGPVAIRVGNSEWPKWETVMSADPVDPDVLAAQQRNAPLSRPRPGHADLVGMQKYGFDDARPILERASARETAARVAIGEVARAFCRQVLGAEILSHVVALGEVSVPDGVIPEPGDLERIDADPVRCLDPGTSAAIVEHIEQVKKDGDTLGGVVEVVVHGLPPGLGSHVHWDRRLDSRLAGALMGIQAIKGVEVGDGFRTAARRGSAAHDEIVRDGEIRRLTNRAGGVEGGMTTGEILRVRAAMKPISTVPRALSTIDVKTGEPAKAINQRSDVTAVPAAGVVAEAMVALVIAEAAVEKFGGDSVEETARNLQGYLSSLVIK; this is encoded by the coding sequence ATGTTGCGCTGGCTGACCGCGGGAGAGTCACATGGCCCGGCCCTCGCCGCGATCCTCGAAGGGCTGCCGTCCGGTGTGGCCGTGACCTCGGCCGACATCACCGAGGCGCTGCGCCGGCGGCGTCTGGGCTATGGCCGCGGCGCCCGGATGAAGTTCGAGCAGGACGAGGTCGAGATCATCGGCGGCATCCGCCACGGCCGTACGCTCGGCGGCCCGGTCGCGATCCGGGTCGGCAACAGCGAGTGGCCCAAGTGGGAGACGGTGATGTCGGCCGACCCGGTCGACCCCGACGTGCTCGCCGCGCAGCAGCGCAACGCGCCACTGTCGCGGCCCCGCCCCGGCCACGCCGACCTGGTCGGCATGCAAAAGTACGGCTTCGACGACGCCCGGCCGATCCTCGAGCGCGCCAGCGCCCGCGAGACCGCCGCACGGGTGGCGATCGGTGAGGTGGCGCGCGCCTTCTGCCGCCAGGTGCTCGGCGCGGAGATCCTCAGCCACGTCGTCGCGCTCGGCGAGGTGAGCGTCCCCGACGGCGTGATCCCCGAGCCCGGTGACCTGGAGCGCATCGACGCCGACCCGGTGCGCTGCCTCGACCCCGGCACGAGCGCCGCGATCGTCGAGCACATCGAGCAGGTCAAGAAGGACGGTGACACCCTCGGCGGCGTCGTCGAAGTGGTGGTGCACGGCCTGCCGCCGGGTCTGGGCAGCCACGTCCACTGGGACCGGCGGCTCGACTCCCGCCTGGCGGGGGCGCTGATGGGCATCCAGGCCATCAAGGGCGTGGAGGTCGGCGACGGTTTCCGCACCGCCGCGCGGCGCGGCTCGGCGGCGCACGACGAGATCGTGCGCGACGGCGAGATCCGGCGGCTGACCAACCGCGCCGGCGGCGTCGAGGGCGGCATGACGACCGGCGAGATCCTGCGCGTACGCGCCGCGATGAAGCCCATCTCGACGGTGCCGCGCGCGCTGTCGACGATCGACGTCAAGACCGGCGAGCCGGCCAAGGCGATCAACCAGCGCAGCGACGTCACCGCGGTCCCGGCCGCGGGCGTGGTCGCCGAGGCGATGGTCGCGCTGGTGATCGCCGAGGCCGCGGTCGAAAAGTTCGGCGGCGACTCCGTGGAGGAGACCGCCAGGAACCTGCAGGGCTACCTATCCTCATTGGTGATCAAATGA
- a CDS encoding RNA polymerase sigma factor, translating into MDDPEKRFTELYDEHHRRVFAYALAHAGRDTADDVASETFLIAWRRLDDVPDTPLPWLLGVARNLMRQQRDSGNRRRALADRVAALTTPEDLAAWDVADHVIARDSALAAIASLSERDLEVLALVMWHGLSPREAATVVGCSAAAFFVRLHRARRRLARAFDGAPSRIPAASLAAGRTSGSLEKS; encoded by the coding sequence GTGGACGATCCAGAGAAACGGTTCACCGAGCTTTACGACGAGCACCACCGGCGGGTCTTCGCGTACGCGCTGGCCCATGCCGGGCGGGACACCGCCGACGACGTGGCCAGTGAGACCTTCCTGATCGCGTGGCGGCGGCTGGACGACGTGCCGGACACGCCGTTGCCGTGGCTGCTCGGCGTGGCCCGCAACCTCATGCGCCAGCAGCGTGACAGCGGCAACCGGCGGCGGGCGCTGGCCGACCGGGTCGCCGCGCTGACCACACCGGAGGACCTGGCGGCGTGGGACGTGGCCGACCACGTCATCGCACGCGACAGTGCCCTGGCCGCCATCGCCTCCCTCTCCGAGCGTGACCTCGAGGTGCTCGCGCTCGTCATGTGGCACGGCCTGAGCCCCCGTGAGGCCGCCACGGTGGTCGGCTGCTCGGCCGCGGCGTTCTTCGTCCGGCTGCACCGGGCCCGCCGCCGGCTGGCCAGGGCCTTCGACGGCGCGCCGTCCCGTATCCCCGCCGCCTCACTCGCCGCCGGACGGACCAGCGGATCCTTGGAGAAGTCATGA